The following coding sequences lie in one Flavobacterium sediminis genomic window:
- a CDS encoding DUF4834 domain-containing protein produces MELASFTGFIRVLFYIILFYYLFRFLARIFAPIVMQKAVDKVQERMQDQMKQQNYQNYNNQNTTKKDMPKEKEKIGEYIDYEEIE; encoded by the coding sequence ATGGAATTGGCTTCGTTTACAGGATTTATAAGAGTATTGTTTTATATTATTTTGTTCTACTATCTGTTCCGCTTTTTGGCTCGGATTTTTGCTCCTATAGTAATGCAAAAAGCTGTTGACAAAGTACAGGAAAGAATGCAGGATCAAATGAAACAACAAAACTATCAAAATTACAACAATCAGAATACTACTAAGAAAGATATGCCTAAAGAAAAAGAAAAGATTGGTGAGTATATTGATTATGAAGAGATTGAATAA